A stretch of the Vigna radiata var. radiata cultivar VC1973A chromosome 7, Vradiata_ver6, whole genome shotgun sequence genome encodes the following:
- the LOC106765695 gene encoding uncharacterized protein LOC106765695 isoform X1: MVLGTRGKNRRGVTVEIDFLIHIQEIKPWPPSQSLRSLRSVLIEWKNGECASGSTTLVAPSLGSVIGEGRIEFNKSFRLHVTLLRDMSVRSGDTDVFQKNCLEFNLYEPRRDRTIKGQLLGTAVIDLAEYGTLKESLSTSVPMNCKRSYRNTEQPLLFLKIQPLDMKRASSSSKDNNGGDSVSTLMNEEYAEEAEIASFTDDDVSSHSSAAAVSPSLNSRGFTPLKLGKNEPISNTSVKTMEHPLASETRLENMNMMQKDTHTKLEKSSYMSSLDVSSIRSLVNSHASNSPIHNSLSVKKFSASPSANTSSSSIFEDLDINSRSNTRSSGHETLDQSFQEKLANYRNIVADVRRNTNGSTFGIYSKQTSSQDRAKFTGKSPGFENCDETEYGDEYLMKESGGDKICHGSVEDISGNEKYDLDRQNCIEDEKIEAQDAKDQASMDSNTYSFGGSNIAMQENNLRSERLKNTKSVRIPADSARNTGSPGSNHHAELHENGILGHSQNSGGNRSNERRNSKIQTKEARNGTLDGKVEQLEKKIKMLEGELREAAAVESALYSVVSEHGNSTSKVHAPARRLSRLYLHACKENVQGRRAGAAKSSVSGLVLVAKACGNDVPRLTFWLSNAIALRTIISRTIKDPSNPAGAGRRRKSDEEGYGKIAASLRVKGLSPRKDENAALGYGGFGNWDDPQVLLLALEKVEAWIFSRIIESIWWQILIPHMQHTKFNSKEVVSDSRKSYRRTSSSCDQEQGNLSLYIWKNAFREACERICPIRAGGHECGCLPMLSRLIMEQCVARLDVAMFNAILRESSDEIPTDPVSDAVSDPKVLPIPPGKISFGAGALLKTVIGTWSRWLTDLFGMDDDNDDDDDSIEDKAETDNNEEKQNASLKSFSLLNALSDLLMLPKDMLLNASIRNEVCPMLNATLVKKILHNFVPDEFCPDPVPSDVFEALDSENEMEDGKELVNNFPCIAGPIVYSSPTPSSIASIVGEKGSKYHLRRNRSSIVRKSHTSDDELEELKSPLSSIFLSASSSSKLSTKSTFKFKQVSNQSPLRYELLREVWINSE, encoded by the exons ATGGTTCTAGGCACGAGAGGAAAGAACAGAAGAGGTGTCACAGTTGAAATTGATTTCCTGATTCACATTCAGGAGATTAAACCTTGGCCCCCATCACAATCTCTAAGATCCCTGCGATCCGTGTTGATAGAGTGGAAAAATGGTGAATGTGCATCAGGTTCTACTACTCTTGTTGCACCCTCTCTTGGTTCAGTTATAGGTGAAGGAAGAATCGAATTCAACAAGTCATTTAGGCTACATGTGACTTTGTTGAGGGATATGTCTGTAAGAAGTGGTGATACTGATGTGTTCCAAAAGAATTGTTTGGAGTTCAACTTGTATGAGCCACGAAGAGATAGGACTATTAAGGGTCAGTTGTTGGGAACTGCAGTCATAGACTTGGCAGAATATGGGACACTCAAAGAGTCCTTAAGCACTAGTGTTCCTATGAACTGCAAGAGGAGTTACAGGAACACAGAACAGCCACTTCTGTTCCTTAAAATTCAGCCTCTTGATATGAAGCGTGCTAGTTCCTCATCCAAGGACAATAATGGTGGTGACTCAGTGTCAACACTCATGAATGAAGAATATGCTGAAGAAGCTGAAATTGCCTCTTTTACTGATGATGATGTCTCCTCACATTCGTCTGCAGCTGCAGTTTCTCCTTCCCTTAACTCCAGAGGGTTTACCCCGCTGAAATTAGGAAAG AATGAACCAATTAGCAACACTAGTGTGAAAACCATGGAACATCCCTTGGCCTCGGAAACAAGGCTTGAAAACATGAATATGATGCAGAAAGATACACACACGAAGCTTGAGAAGAGTTCTTACATGTCATCATTGGATGTATCTTCTATCAGGAGTCTAGTAAATAGTCATGCTTCTAACTCTCCTATTCACAATTCATTGTCAGTTAAAAAGTTTTCCGCCTCACCAAGTGCCAAtacttcatcatcttcaatttTTGAGGATTTGGACATAAATTCTAGGAGCAACACAAGAAGCAGTGGCCATGAAACTTTGGATCAGAGTTTTCAAGAAAAGCTTGCTAACTACAGAAATATAGTTGCAGATGTCCGAAGAAACACAAACGGAAGTACTTTTGGGATTTATTCAAAACAAACATCATCTCAAGATAGAGCTAAATTTACTGGCAAAAGTCCTGGCTTTGAAAACTGTGATGAAACTGAATATGGTGATGAATATTTAATGAAGGAGAGTGGAGGTGATAAAATTTGCCATGGTTCTGTTGAGGACATAAGtggaaatgaaaaatatgatttggATAGGCAAAACTGCATAGAGGATGAAAAAATTGAAGCACAAGATGCCAAGGATCAAGCCTCAATGGATAGCAATACATATTCTTTTGGAGGGTCAAATATTGCTATGCAGGAAAATAATCTCAGAAGTGAAAGACTAAAGAACACCAAGTCTGTGAGGATACCAGCAGACTCGGCTAGGAATACTGGTTCTCCTGGTAGCAATCATCATGCTGAATTACATGAAAATGGCATTCTTGGACATTCACAAAACAGTGGAGGGAACAGAAgcaatgaaagaagaaattctaAGATTCAAACAAAGGAAGCAAGAAATGGTACTTTAGATGGAAAAGTTGAGCAGTTggagaagaagataaagatGCTTGAAGGAGAGTTAAGAGAAGCTGCTGCAGTTGAGTCTGCTTTATATTCAGTAGTTTCTGAGCATGGAAACTCCACAAGTAAAGTTCACGCCCCAGCACGGCGCCTTTCCAGGCTCTATCTTCATGCTTGTAAAGAAAATGTTCAAGGAAGAAGGGCTGGAGCAGCTAAAAGTTCTGTTTCAGGATTAGTACTTGTTGCAAAGGCATGTGGAAATGATGTCCCGAG GTTGACCTTTTGGCTGTCTAATGCTATAGCTTTGAGAACAATTATAAGCCGAACCATCAAAGATCCTTCAAATCCTGCAGGAGCTGGTAGGAGAAGGAAAAGTGATGAGGAGGGGTATGGTAAGATAGCAGCTTCCCTAAGGGTGAAGGGGTTATCCCccagaaaagatgaaaatgcaGCTTTGGGATATGGAGGTTTTGGTAACTGGGATGATCCCCAGGTACTCCTATTAGCACTGGAAAAGGTGGAAGCATGGATCTTTTCTCGCATTATAGAATCTATCTGGTGGCAG ATTTTGATTCCACATATGCAGCACACAAAGTTCAACAGCAAAGAAGTGGTTTCAGACTCAAGAAAAAGCTACAGACGGACTTCTAGCTCATGTGATCAAGAGCAGGGTAACTTGTCTCTATATATTTGGAAGAATGCTTTTAGGGAAGCCTGTGAAAGGATCTGTCCTATTCGAGCTGGAGGGCATGAGTGTGGCTGTTTGCCTATGCTTTCTAGATTG ATAATGGAGCAATGTGTTGCGAGATTAGATGTGGCTATGTTCAATGCTATTCTTCGCGAATCTTCTGATGAAATACCAACTGATCCTGTATCTGATGCTGTTAGTGATCCCAAGGTTCTCCCCATTCCACCTGGGAAAATAAGCTTTGGAGCCGgtgcactgctaaaaactgtG ATTGGGACCTGGTCAAGATGGTTGACTGACCTATTTGGAAtggatgatgataatgatgatgatgatgactcaaTTGAAGATAAAGCTGAAACTGATAacaatgaagaaaaacaaaatgcatCCTTGAAGTCCTTCAGTCTTCTCAATGCTCTAAGTGACCTTCTGATGCTTCCTAAGGATATGCTGTTAAATGCATCCATCAGGAATGAG GTATGCCCAATGCTCAATGCAACACTTGTCAAGAAGATTCTGCACAATTTTGTCCCAGATGAGTTTTGCCCTGATCCTGTTCCCTCTGATGTTTTTGAGGCTCTGGACTCAGAG AATGAGATGGAAGATGGAAAAGAGCTTGTGAACAACTTTCCATGCATTGCAGGTCCCATTGTGTATTCATCTCCAACACCATCTTCCATTGCAAGCATTGTGGGGGAGAAGGGAAGCAAATATCATCTAAGAAGAAACAGATCATCAATTGTTAGGAAGTCACACACAAGTGATGATGAGTTGGAAGAATTGAAGTCACCATTGTCTTCAATATTCTTGAGTGCTTCCTCATCCTCAAAACTTTCAACAAAATCTACCTTCAAGTTCAAACAAGTTAGCAACCAATCTCCTCTCAGATATGAACTCCTTAGGGAAGTGTGGATTAACAGTGAGTAA
- the LOC106766128 gene encoding uncharacterized protein LOC106766128 — translation MENKTENVNRSNNPSSPFYLHTGENPGISLISHTLNESNYTSWSRNMRRALLSKNKLKFINGGIKKPQRNNPLFDSWERCNMMVLSWIIKTLSPQIAKSVIYVEDAQELWEELKERFSKGDHFKFFRPAAGNSFYQTRRKECD, via the coding sequence ATGGAGAATAAAACAGAGAATGTGAACCGGTCTAACAACCCTTCCAGCCCATTTTATCTCCACACAGGAGAGAACCCAGGAATTTCTCTTATTTCTCATACTCTTAATGAGTCCAACTACACTTCTTGGAGTAGAAATATGAGGAGAGCCCTCCTCTCCAAGAAcaaattgaaattcataaatGGAGGGATCAAGAAACCTCAAAGAAATAACCCTCTTTTCGATTCTTGGGAAAGATGCAACATGATGGTGCTGTCTTGGATCATCAAGACTCTTTCTCCCCAAATAGCCAAAAGTGTTATATATGTGGAAGATGCTCAAGAATTATGGGAAGAGTTGAAAGAAAGGTTCTCCAAAGGagatcattttaaatttttcagaCCTGCTGCAGGAAATTCATTCTACCAAACAAGGAGAAAGGAGTGTGACTAA
- the LOC106765695 gene encoding uncharacterized protein LOC106765695 isoform X2: MVLGTRGKNRRGVTVEIDFLIHIQEIKPWPPSQSLRSLRSVLIEWKNGECASGSTTLVAPSLGSVIGEGRIEFNKSFRLHVTLLRDMSVRSGDTDVFQKNCLEFNLYEPRRDRTIKGQLLGTAVIDLAEYGTLKESLSTSVPMNCKRSYRNTEQPLLFLKIQPLDMKRASSSSKDNNGGDSVSTLMNEEYAEEAEIASFTDDDVSSHSSAAAVSPSLNSRGFTPLKLGKNEPISNTSVKTMEHPLASETRLENMNMMQKDTHTKLEKSSYMSSLDVSSIRSLVNSHASNSPIHNSLSVKKFSASPSANTSSSSIFEDLDINSRSNTRSSGHETLDQSFQEKLANYRNIVADVRRNTNGSTFGIYSKQTSSQDRAKFTGKSPGFENCDETEYGDEYLMKESGGDKICHGSVEDISGNEKYDLDRQNCIEDEKIEAQDAKDQASMDSNTYSFGGSNIAMQENNLRSERLKNTKSVRIPADSARNTGSPGSNHHAELHENGILGHSQNSGGNRSNERRNSKIQTKEARNGTLDGKVEQLEKKIKMLEGELREAAAVESALYSVVSEHGNSTSKVHAPARRLSRLYLHACKENVQGRRAGAAKSSVSGLVLVAKACGNDVPRLTFWLSNAIALRTIISRTIKDPSNPAGAGRRRKSDEEGYGKIAASLRVKGLSPRKDENAALGYGGFGNWDDPQVLLLALEKVEAWIFSRIIESIWWQILIPHMQHTKFNSKEVVSDSRKSYRRTSSSCDQEQGNLSLYIWKNAFREACERICPIRAGGHECGCLPMLSRLIMEQCVARLDVAMFNAILRESSDEIPTDPVSDAVSDPKVLPIPPGKISFGAGALLKTVIGTWSRWLTDLFGMDDDNDDDDDSIEDKAETDNNEEKQNASLKSFSLLNALSDLLMLPKDMLLNASIRNEVCPMLNATLVKKILHNFVPDEFCPDPVPSDVFEALDSEVPLCIHLQHHLPLQALWGRREANII, from the exons ATGGTTCTAGGCACGAGAGGAAAGAACAGAAGAGGTGTCACAGTTGAAATTGATTTCCTGATTCACATTCAGGAGATTAAACCTTGGCCCCCATCACAATCTCTAAGATCCCTGCGATCCGTGTTGATAGAGTGGAAAAATGGTGAATGTGCATCAGGTTCTACTACTCTTGTTGCACCCTCTCTTGGTTCAGTTATAGGTGAAGGAAGAATCGAATTCAACAAGTCATTTAGGCTACATGTGACTTTGTTGAGGGATATGTCTGTAAGAAGTGGTGATACTGATGTGTTCCAAAAGAATTGTTTGGAGTTCAACTTGTATGAGCCACGAAGAGATAGGACTATTAAGGGTCAGTTGTTGGGAACTGCAGTCATAGACTTGGCAGAATATGGGACACTCAAAGAGTCCTTAAGCACTAGTGTTCCTATGAACTGCAAGAGGAGTTACAGGAACACAGAACAGCCACTTCTGTTCCTTAAAATTCAGCCTCTTGATATGAAGCGTGCTAGTTCCTCATCCAAGGACAATAATGGTGGTGACTCAGTGTCAACACTCATGAATGAAGAATATGCTGAAGAAGCTGAAATTGCCTCTTTTACTGATGATGATGTCTCCTCACATTCGTCTGCAGCTGCAGTTTCTCCTTCCCTTAACTCCAGAGGGTTTACCCCGCTGAAATTAGGAAAG AATGAACCAATTAGCAACACTAGTGTGAAAACCATGGAACATCCCTTGGCCTCGGAAACAAGGCTTGAAAACATGAATATGATGCAGAAAGATACACACACGAAGCTTGAGAAGAGTTCTTACATGTCATCATTGGATGTATCTTCTATCAGGAGTCTAGTAAATAGTCATGCTTCTAACTCTCCTATTCACAATTCATTGTCAGTTAAAAAGTTTTCCGCCTCACCAAGTGCCAAtacttcatcatcttcaatttTTGAGGATTTGGACATAAATTCTAGGAGCAACACAAGAAGCAGTGGCCATGAAACTTTGGATCAGAGTTTTCAAGAAAAGCTTGCTAACTACAGAAATATAGTTGCAGATGTCCGAAGAAACACAAACGGAAGTACTTTTGGGATTTATTCAAAACAAACATCATCTCAAGATAGAGCTAAATTTACTGGCAAAAGTCCTGGCTTTGAAAACTGTGATGAAACTGAATATGGTGATGAATATTTAATGAAGGAGAGTGGAGGTGATAAAATTTGCCATGGTTCTGTTGAGGACATAAGtggaaatgaaaaatatgatttggATAGGCAAAACTGCATAGAGGATGAAAAAATTGAAGCACAAGATGCCAAGGATCAAGCCTCAATGGATAGCAATACATATTCTTTTGGAGGGTCAAATATTGCTATGCAGGAAAATAATCTCAGAAGTGAAAGACTAAAGAACACCAAGTCTGTGAGGATACCAGCAGACTCGGCTAGGAATACTGGTTCTCCTGGTAGCAATCATCATGCTGAATTACATGAAAATGGCATTCTTGGACATTCACAAAACAGTGGAGGGAACAGAAgcaatgaaagaagaaattctaAGATTCAAACAAAGGAAGCAAGAAATGGTACTTTAGATGGAAAAGTTGAGCAGTTggagaagaagataaagatGCTTGAAGGAGAGTTAAGAGAAGCTGCTGCAGTTGAGTCTGCTTTATATTCAGTAGTTTCTGAGCATGGAAACTCCACAAGTAAAGTTCACGCCCCAGCACGGCGCCTTTCCAGGCTCTATCTTCATGCTTGTAAAGAAAATGTTCAAGGAAGAAGGGCTGGAGCAGCTAAAAGTTCTGTTTCAGGATTAGTACTTGTTGCAAAGGCATGTGGAAATGATGTCCCGAG GTTGACCTTTTGGCTGTCTAATGCTATAGCTTTGAGAACAATTATAAGCCGAACCATCAAAGATCCTTCAAATCCTGCAGGAGCTGGTAGGAGAAGGAAAAGTGATGAGGAGGGGTATGGTAAGATAGCAGCTTCCCTAAGGGTGAAGGGGTTATCCCccagaaaagatgaaaatgcaGCTTTGGGATATGGAGGTTTTGGTAACTGGGATGATCCCCAGGTACTCCTATTAGCACTGGAAAAGGTGGAAGCATGGATCTTTTCTCGCATTATAGAATCTATCTGGTGGCAG ATTTTGATTCCACATATGCAGCACACAAAGTTCAACAGCAAAGAAGTGGTTTCAGACTCAAGAAAAAGCTACAGACGGACTTCTAGCTCATGTGATCAAGAGCAGGGTAACTTGTCTCTATATATTTGGAAGAATGCTTTTAGGGAAGCCTGTGAAAGGATCTGTCCTATTCGAGCTGGAGGGCATGAGTGTGGCTGTTTGCCTATGCTTTCTAGATTG ATAATGGAGCAATGTGTTGCGAGATTAGATGTGGCTATGTTCAATGCTATTCTTCGCGAATCTTCTGATGAAATACCAACTGATCCTGTATCTGATGCTGTTAGTGATCCCAAGGTTCTCCCCATTCCACCTGGGAAAATAAGCTTTGGAGCCGgtgcactgctaaaaactgtG ATTGGGACCTGGTCAAGATGGTTGACTGACCTATTTGGAAtggatgatgataatgatgatgatgatgactcaaTTGAAGATAAAGCTGAAACTGATAacaatgaagaaaaacaaaatgcatCCTTGAAGTCCTTCAGTCTTCTCAATGCTCTAAGTGACCTTCTGATGCTTCCTAAGGATATGCTGTTAAATGCATCCATCAGGAATGAG GTATGCCCAATGCTCAATGCAACACTTGTCAAGAAGATTCTGCACAATTTTGTCCCAGATGAGTTTTGCCCTGATCCTGTTCCCTCTGATGTTTTTGAGGCTCTGGACTCAGAG GTCCCATTGTGTATTCATCTCCAACACCATCTTCCATTGCAAGCATTGTGGGGGAGAAGGGAAGCAAATATCATCTAA
- the LOC106768082 gene encoding putative calcium-binding protein CML19 codes for MMEKVSQYVRVFNHFDENGDGRISASELRQCVEAIGGKVSWAEAEALVEVLDSDKDGLVGLDDFVRFVEEGEEEEKVKDLKEAFKMYEMEGCGCITPKSLKRMLGRLGECKSIDECQTMIARFDLNGDGVLSFDEFRVMML; via the coding sequence ATGATGGAGAAGGTGAGTCAGTATGTGCGTGTTTTTAACCACTTTGATGAGAACGGAGACGGGAGAATATCGGCGTCGGAGTTGCGGCAGTGCGTGGAGGCGATCGGCGGGAAGGTGTCTTGGGCGGAGGCGGAGGCCTTGGTGGAGGTTCTGGACTCGGACAAGGACGGGTTGGTGGGGTTGGATGATTTTGTGAGGTTTGTggaggaaggagaagaagaagagaaagtgaAAGACCTAAAAGAGGCTTTTAAGATGTATGAAATGGAAGGGTGTGGTTGCATCACACCAAAGAGTTTGAAGAGAATGCTTGGTAGATTAggagagtgcaagagcatagaTGAGTGTCAAACTATGATAGCTAGATTTGACCTAAATGGAGATGGGGTGCTTAGTTTTGATGAATTTAGGGTTATGATGTTGTAA